The Tolypothrix sp. PCC 7712 region AAAGCTAAATTTATTAAAGGGATAACAGACATCGGTTATCAATTAATTGATATTTGGCAATCTAAGGATGATGCTTGTGTTATTCCTTTCCATTCACAAAACTCAGTTCCTTTTTATTCTGGATTGTATTTTAAACTTAAGGCTTAAAGTAATGACTATATTTGCTAACTATGCACGTTACTACGACTTACTCTACGGCGATAAAGACTATGCAGCAGAAGTTCAGTTTGTTCATAGGCTAATTAAAACCTATTTACCAGCAGCACAAACTCTTTTAGAGCTAGGGTGTGGTACAGCTAAACATGCAGCACTTTTAGCTGCAGAAGGTTATCAAATTGACGGAGTAGATTTTAGTGAAGAAATGTTACTAAAAGCTAAAACTCGTATTTGTGAAATACCCAAAAATTTAGCTTCCAAATTGCAAGTTTTTCATGGGGATATTCGCCAAATTAGATTGCATAAAAATTTTGATGTCGTTTTATCTTTGTTTCATGTCATCAGCTACCAAACAAAAAATGAAGATTTACTAGCAACTTTTGCTACAGTCAAAGAACATCTCAAACCCGGAGGAATTTTCATTTTTGATATTTGGTATGGGCCAGCTGTATTAAGTGAACCACCAGAGGTTCGGGTCAAACGACTAGAAGATTCAGAAATTTATGTGACTAGAATTGCTGAACCTAAGATGTATCCTAATGAAAATTTGGTAGATGTTAATTATCAAATCTTTATTCAAGATAAAAATAGCGATGCTATTAAAGAAGTTCGAGAAACTCATCAAATGCGCTACTTGTTTAAACCTGAACTAGAATTTTTATTAAATAATATGGGTTTAAAAATAATTGATCATATGGAATGGATGTCAGGTAAACCACTAAACTTCAATACATGGGGTAGCGTATTTATTGTCAAATTATTTTAAAATATGGTTATTTTTAATTAAAAATCTATGAACAATAAAAAGATATTACTAGTAAGTCCATTTCCTAATGATGATGATTTATACCCTCATATCAGACATTTGATTAATGAACTGTCTGTTGATTATGACATTGATTACTTTTATGGACATGAACGTGGTATTTGGACAGAACAATTTAATAAAAAACTTAAAGAAGGTAATTATAAGCCAGTCATAAATATTTTAAAAGACTTAATGGATTTATATACAAAGAAAAATCAAAATTATAAATTTGTATTAGCTATTGATAATTTTTTGTATATTATTTCTGATTTAATTTTTAAAAATAAAACTATTTTGTGGAGCCAGGATTTTGTTGGTTATGATGAGAAAAAGAATCAGCAGTTAGTGCAAAAAAATATTGCTTTAATCACCAGAAAGACTCTGCATAAAAATCAAAAAATAATAATTCAGGATTCAGAAAGATTAGAGGCATTATTAAAGAGTATTAGTTACGATGGAATGCCAAATAGTGTTTTCTTTTTACCAGTATCATTACCACCAATACAATTGCAAAATAAATACAGTTGTAAATCCCAACTTCCTATAATTATGCAAAGTGGGACTATTGCTAATTGGCGATTTAGTAATGAATTAATAATATGCCATCAGCAGAACTTAGAGAAGTTTAATTTATTTCTTCAAGGTTTTTTAACTCCAGAGATAGAAATATTACTTAAAAGTTTAGAAGTTTCTCCACATATTAACTCTTCTAGAGTACCTCCAGATAAATTGTCTGAAATAATTCAGTTATGTGATATTGGTTTTATTGGTTATGCTATAGGAGATGTAAACCACTACTACATATCCAAAGCATCAGGCCAACTTGTAGAGTTTATTAGATGTGGCAAGCCAGTAATTGTGAAAACTAAAACTAATTTGCAGCAATATGTAGAAGAAAATAAAATAGGAGTGGCTATAAAAGATATTGATGAGTTAGTTCCAGCAATACAGAAAATCCAAAATAGTTATCAGGAATATTCAGGGAACTGTATTCAATTGTTTGAACACTCATTTAATATAAAAAAATATACTGAAAAGCTACTTCTTTTTTTAGAATAAAAATTAAGAATACCAAAAATTAGAGCTAATTTGTAACCTAGAGTAAAATTTTTGTTTTGTAAGGGGTTCAGAAATTTGGGACACTCTAGCTTTTATTCGCTGAAATTCTTACCCAGCAATTAATTGGGTATCCTTAAGATTTTCTTTACTAATCAGATCTTAATAAAACGTTACTAGGTTGAGTTTAGCAATAAATGTTAACTTTTTTACAAGTCTGTCATATCTATGAAATGTTTTAGGAATATCTGTACGCCTGGCCTGTTATAGAAAGTTACACAGGTCTTAGACAAGAAGTAGCACAGTCTAGTTTACTTGAAGCGGACAATAAAGAAGATTTTTGTGTATTGTTTAAGTTGTGTAACCGGATAAAAGAAGTAGGGAAATCCGCATTTCGGAATGGGGGTAAACAATCCTCTCAACTAGTGCGATCGCACTAAACTATACCCTTAGAATCCTCAACAAGCGACTTTTATCTAAAATTAGGTTATGATAGAACAAGGCACTATCAGTATTCATACTGAAAATATTTTCCCGATTATTAAGAAGTCTCTCTACTCAGACCACCAAATCTTTTTGCGGGAACTAGTATCTAACGCTGTAGATGCCATTCAAAAACTAAAGATGGTATCCCGTGCTGGAGAATATACTGGGGAGATTGGCGAACCAGAGATTGAAATAGCCATAGATAAAAATAACAAGACTATCTCTATCTCCGATAACGGTATCGGAATGACCGCAGAGGAAGTAAAGAAATACATCAACCAAGTTGCTTTCTCTAGTGCTGAAGAATTTATTCACAAGTATCAAGGCAAATCAGACCAACCAATTATCGGTCACTTCGGTCTTGGCTTTTATTCTTCCTTTATGGTGGCGCAAAAGGTCGAAATTGATACCCTCTCCTACCAAGAAGGTGTGCAAGCAGTACACTGGTCTTGTGATGGTTCACCAGAGTTTACTTTAGAAGAATCATCCCGGACAACTCACGGTACTACCATCACCCTGACTCTGCAAGCGGAAGAAGAAGAATATTTAGAATCAGCACGGATTAAGACTCTTGTTAAGACATATTGCGACTTCATGCCAGTAGCAATCAAGCTGGAAGGTGAAGTTTTAAATCAGCAAAAAGCACCTTGGCGAGAATCTCCCAATAATCTCAGCAAGGAAGATTATTTAGAGTTTTACCGCTATCTCTATCCTTTTCAAGAAGAACCTCTGCTATGGGTACATCTGAATACAGATTATCCCTTCATCATTAATGGGATTCTGTATTTCCCCAAAATGAGACCCGATGTCGATGTGACTAAGGGACAGATTAAGCTATTTTGCAATCAAGTTTTTGTCAGCGACAACTGCGAAGAAATTATTCCCCAATTCCTCATGCCTATGCGGGGTGTAATTGATAGTACTGACATTCCTTTAAATGTATCACGTAGCGCCCTACAAGGCGATCGCACTGTTCGCAAAATTGGTGACTACATTGCTAAGAAGGTAGGCGATCGCTTAAAAGAACTTTACCGCGATAACCGCGAACAATACATCAGTGCATGGAAAGACCTCGGCACTTTTGTGAAGTTTGGTGTGCTCAATGATGATAAATTCAAAAAACAAGTTGAAGACATCATTGTCTTCCGCAGCACTGCTAAAGTTGCCGAAAACCCTGCGTCAACTCCAGCAGTTGAAGTCCAGTCCCAAGAAGGAGATGTTTGGCAAGATGTTACCCCAAATGCACCCAGCACTGAGGGTTCAGCAACTAGCACTCCCTACACCACTCTGAAAGAATACTTAGAACGCAACAAGGAACGCCACGAAAATAAAGTTTTCTACTGCACTGATGAAGCTTCACAAGCCACCTACGTAGAATTACATAAAAATCAGGGCTTAGAAGTCCTATTTATGGACTCCTTCATCGATACCCACTTCATCAACTTCCTAGAACGGGAATATAACGATGTAAAATTCACACGGGTAGACTCAGACTTAGATAATACCCTGTTGGATGATAAATCTGGGGAAATTGTAGACCCCACAACCAACAAAACTAAAAGTGAAGTCATCAAAGAATTATTTGAAAAAGCTCTCAATAAACCCAAAGTCAATATCCGCACAGAAGCGTTGAAATCGGATAATCCTCAGGGAACTCCACCTGCAATGGTACTACTACCAGAAATTCTCCGTCGTCTGCGAGAAATGAACGCGATGATGCAGCAGCAAACTACAGAGTTTCCCGAAGACCATATTTTACTGGTTAATACTGCTCATCCCCTAATTCAAAATCTGGCTAATCTCAGTCAAGGTAGTATTATCCAAGGAGATGGTTTATCCCCAACAGCACAATTAGTGAACATGATTTGCCAGCATGTCTACGATTTAGCGTTAATGTCTCAGAAAGGCTTTGATGGTGAAGGAATGAAATCCTTTGTTGAGCGCTCAAATGAGGTGTTAACCAAGCTGACAGAACAAGTAAATCATTAAATCATCAAAATTGTTGTAGGATGCGTTACGTTCCTAACGCATCCAAAATTTGGGGTGTTACCCATTATCTACGCCAAAGCTCATACAATAGAAAGGTTGTCTTGAAATAGTAGTTTGGAGATAGTTACTATGTCTCGTCGCTGTGAATTAACTGGTAAGAAGGCCAATAATGCCTTTTCTGTGTCTCACTCCCATCGCCGTACCAAGCGCCTTCAGCAAGCAAATTTACAAAACAAGCGTGTTTGGTGGCCTAGTGGAAATCGTTGGGTGAAACTGAAGCTTTCTACCAAAGCAATCAAAACCTTAGAAACTAAAGGTTTGGAAGCAATGGCCAAAGAAGCTGGGATTAACTTGAATCATTACTAACATCAATTTTTTGAAATAGGCTAAATATCCTCAAAGCTGCCTTATACACTCAAGTCCTATGGCTTACAAGCTATAAGTCTGGGGCTAAACTAACAACATCCGCTAGCGTGGATTAAATGCCAAAAATGACTTTTGTTTTGTAGCTTGCATTCAGCAACGCCAAGTCTTAATCAAAAAGCGAAATGGTATCAGCTTCTGAAAAAAAGATTGGCGTTCAAGGTTAATGCCAAGGTTATAGCTAATTCTGAGAATACTGGCTCTACTACCTCCCCAAATTGGGGAGGTTTTTAATTGCTTAATATTTTTAACGACTGACTGATAGTTTTCCGTCATTAGGTGGGTAATATAAGCTTACTCTCCTAACACTATCTTCATGAAGTTGCTTGCAGATGACTAGATTTTTACAAAGTTAATGTGAAGTTACAGCTTTACGTTCCATCATTTGACCGGAATTAAATAATTTTGAAAAAATCCGTATTTTCCGATTAATAAAGCAAACTTTACCCATGATATAAAAATCAAATCAATCCAAATTAATCATATTTATGGCAGCGCCACTATATTTTGTCTTGGTAAAAATATAGTGACTAACTACATAAACAAAATTTCTCATTAGCTCAACAGAACTTATCAAAAAATAGTTAGCAATAGCTAAAAATTTAATACCACCGTAAAATCACTTGGCAGGAAAGCAGTTATGAGTCGAAAACGCCAGCTAGTTAAGGCAATAACAAAACTCCTTAAAAATTTTACCCGCAAGTGTTTATCTAAAACCAAAAAGCAAATTATTTGGCTGCTCCGGGCTATTTTTACTACCAGGAGAAAACGCGGATCTGTCAATGCTGGTTTTGTATTACCAACGGTGGCAATGGTAGCGTTAGTAGTTGTCCTACTAACGACTGCAATTTTATTCCGCTCATTTGAAAGATCCAAAAATGCTAGTAATGTTCGAGTCAATGAAATTGTTCTTAGAGCATCTGCACCAGCTCTAGATCGGGCAAAATCAAAATTAGATAAACTCTTTCAAGACCCTAGATTGCCACGTTCAACTCCTTCAGACTTTTCATTGAAGCAAGTTATTGAAGGTAACATTGCTGAATATACTTTTGGTGATGAGACACAATTAAAATTAGTTAAAGATGTAAACAGTGATAATTCTATTGCTGACGATGAAACTCTAACATCTGTCTGGAAATATCCTGTTGATACAGATAATGATGGTAAGTTTGATAGCTTTACTCTCTACGGTATTTACTTTCAGACACCCACTAGCAATAGGGCAAGAAGTTCTCTGGAAGCAAGAGCGCAACCTATGGATGAAGGGGCTACTACTAATAAATGTGCAAGTAATGTTGCTACTAGTGCTGATTTAGTAGGTAGCCAAGGCTGGTATAAAGTCGGTAGTAAGTTGAAAAGAAGCCTTTTCGTTTATACAACTACAGTACCCATCACAGATTTAGACAATTTAGATAATACTAAATACGAAAAATTTACAGGTAACAAAGGCTTTTCATCGTTAGAGTATCAGCAAGACCGGGAGAGACTTCCATTAACCAACAACGCAGTCATCTACGACAACGATTTACAAATTGCAGCAGGAGCCGGTTTTAATATCAACGGACGGATATTTACTAACGGTAACTTGCTAACAGAATTTAACAAAAAATATGGTGGTATAATCAGATATTTTTTGGTGAGCAGTCCCTATTCTTGTTACTACGCA contains the following coding sequences:
- a CDS encoding class I SAM-dependent DNA methyltransferase, with translation MTIFANYARYYDLLYGDKDYAAEVQFVHRLIKTYLPAAQTLLELGCGTAKHAALLAAEGYQIDGVDFSEEMLLKAKTRICEIPKNLASKLQVFHGDIRQIRLHKNFDVVLSLFHVISYQTKNEDLLATFATVKEHLKPGGIFIFDIWYGPAVLSEPPEVRVKRLEDSEIYVTRIAEPKMYPNENLVDVNYQIFIQDKNSDAIKEVRETHQMRYLFKPELEFLLNNMGLKIIDHMEWMSGKPLNFNTWGSVFIVKLF
- the htpG gene encoding molecular chaperone HtpG; translation: MIEQGTISIHTENIFPIIKKSLYSDHQIFLRELVSNAVDAIQKLKMVSRAGEYTGEIGEPEIEIAIDKNNKTISISDNGIGMTAEEVKKYINQVAFSSAEEFIHKYQGKSDQPIIGHFGLGFYSSFMVAQKVEIDTLSYQEGVQAVHWSCDGSPEFTLEESSRTTHGTTITLTLQAEEEEYLESARIKTLVKTYCDFMPVAIKLEGEVLNQQKAPWRESPNNLSKEDYLEFYRYLYPFQEEPLLWVHLNTDYPFIINGILYFPKMRPDVDVTKGQIKLFCNQVFVSDNCEEIIPQFLMPMRGVIDSTDIPLNVSRSALQGDRTVRKIGDYIAKKVGDRLKELYRDNREQYISAWKDLGTFVKFGVLNDDKFKKQVEDIIVFRSTAKVAENPASTPAVEVQSQEGDVWQDVTPNAPSTEGSATSTPYTTLKEYLERNKERHENKVFYCTDEASQATYVELHKNQGLEVLFMDSFIDTHFINFLEREYNDVKFTRVDSDLDNTLLDDKSGEIVDPTTNKTKSEVIKELFEKALNKPKVNIRTEALKSDNPQGTPPAMVLLPEILRRLREMNAMMQQQTTEFPEDHILLVNTAHPLIQNLANLSQGSIIQGDGLSPTAQLVNMICQHVYDLALMSQKGFDGEGMKSFVERSNEVLTKLTEQVNH
- the rpmB gene encoding 50S ribosomal protein L28 — protein: MSRRCELTGKKANNAFSVSHSHRRTKRLQQANLQNKRVWWPSGNRWVKLKLSTKAIKTLETKGLEAMAKEAGINLNHY